A segment of the Gossypium hirsutum isolate 1008001.06 chromosome D10, Gossypium_hirsutum_v2.1, whole genome shotgun sequence genome:
CACAATCACAATAGAAAAGTTAACCGAACACTAGCTTGAGAAAAATGAACCATTACCGTTTCCATCCATCGAATGGCTTTGATCTCCAGAGCTTGATATGAAGATACCCTGTATAGGAAGCCAACATTACAGTAGAACATACTTGAATGAAAGAAAGCTTAATGTACAACTGCATACACAGTTCGAGTGAAGGACCAAGTCTAACCTGCTGCCGTGCCCGCTGAAGCTCCTGCTCCAATTGTGTCAACTTTAAACGACTACTCTCTAGTTGTTGCACATATGCCTGTAGAAGAAAATCAGGTAATGTGCCTCAATATAGGAGATTAAATTTTGATATCCATGCAAAATAAAGCATGCCAGATGATCTCAAACAAGAAGCATCGGAATTTGAGTGCATAAAGTATGCAATTGTTAATGGTAAGCTTTTTGTTATTTTCTACTTGAGTGCCACAAAGAGAAATCCACCAAAATAGTCTGAAAACAGAAAAACTCGTTGAAAAAAGTATATAGCAAGGACATGCGGATGCATACACGGTAGAATATTTATTAGCATATAACAACTCGAGGAGTAGAATAAAACACTTAGATTTAGCAGCAATCAATTTTTTTCAGGAACTATAGAAAATGATAAGGCACTGTGCGATATGCAGATCTTTTCTCGAAGGTCAAATATTTAGGAGTCTATGTGGCACATGTTATCTTCAACTAGATCTGAATCCCTAGAAATTCAAGTAGATGGCTCATGTAATCCAGGAATTAGATGCCAAAGAAATCTTGAGATTGCACTCACTACAGAAATGGAAATCGTCAGAAAGGAAAGAAgataaaacaatgaaaataaaaaattgaatatattaaaGATAAAAAGGGGAAACCATACTTTCTTTCTCAATCTGCTTTTTCTTGCAGCTTCACGATTTTGAGCTAGTCTACGAAGTGTCTGTAGAACACAATATTATCAACAAAAGGTTACCAATATGAGCAAATTATTACTAGCTATTATCCACACAAATAAGATAAACTATTTGACCTTTTGATCCAAATTACTCTTTGATCTGTCACTAGAATCAGAAACCACAACAATACTAGATTTTCCTCTATCAAACTGCAAGTCATAAAAGGTCAGACTGGCAACAAGACCATTAAcaacaataaaaatatcaaaactgaGTCCCACTACTTGAGCTTGCCATATTAGACAAACACGCTCAATCAGGACCACAATCTATGTAAGATCAATGAAGGCAAAGTAACAACGATACCATCTACAGCAAtccagaaaaaaattaaattagagtgTAGAGATATGAAATAAAACATACCCTCTGACTTTTTTCATCAGTGTCTGCATCTGTAGAGATGTCAGTCTTTGGACTACCATCAGCCATATTGGATTCTCCCCAGTTTTCTGTATTACCACTAGGTATCGAGACTAGGTTTGTTTCTTGACCTTTTTCTAACTGCAACCTCGGAGATTCAACTTGGTTGGTGGACGGATAATTAGTAAATGAAGTTGGAGTCTGTTTCAAGCAACAAGGAGAATAAATTTATACTACCGAATGCTACAACTGAAAAACTAGCTAATTACATTATGGGAATAACTAAATCCACCTTGTCTGAAGTGCCAATAAGGTCACGATCAAAAGGAACTTCTTGCCGACTTACTTTTGCAGAATCAAACACAGCGCAGTCTGCATTGCCACATGTCATGTCAAATTCTATGAAGAATAACATGTATGGCACATTGATACAAGTAAAACAAGCTGATGATCCATAGATATTCCACTCATGAAACATAAAACAGAGGACATGTCGCATTACATATAAATGCACCATTACATATATCAGCGGGTATATCAGATCTACATTATTCTTTTGctaaacaaaacaattaaatgATTACTCCAAATAAGAACTTGAAGGATTAGATTACTAAATGCATACTTCCACTCAGGTTAACAGCATCCTCTAGGCAAAATCCAACAGATTGGTCGAATGTCCCAAAGTTTGAAACAGGGAATGGATGGATTGTGCTTCCCTCTGAGCAACTGAAAATCAGATACACAACTTGCAAGTAATCAGAAACTCAATGACAAGCAAGAAACTGTACAAATGcctatttgagtttattttattttataagcagTTATTAGGCTCGTATTGCACAGAAACTTTTTTAAAGCACATCAGAATATTAAACCAATATCATACAATGCTATCAAACATCCAATTCATGGTAGTAGAGAGAGAGGGTCTAGATcttttaaaccctaaaatccaAGTTAAGAGATCCGTTGTTCTGGAATAACTTCATTAAAACACAAATATTATTGGAATATAGTTCTTATCCCAGAAAACACTCTTTCTCGTGGCAATCACCAAACCTGAACATCTCTAGCTACCAACGCACTAATTATCCACACTCCATTGCAACACATTACAAGAAAAAACTAACCACTTGAACATTGAAATGTATGATGTTAAGAATTTATGTTCAATTAAGACCAATAAAATACTATTGATGAATGGAAGATTTATTTTTAACAACTCCAGTGAAATTTACATCTAACAACTTTtgaatatatgatatgaaatacCGAGAAAATAAATGCAATTAAAAAAAGGAAGATGAAATATAACTGCAAAATTGATATATTTCAAGGGACAGTATTGGATTTAGCCATAAGTCATCAAATAATTTGAAACTGAAACTTGAGAAAAGTAACTAAGGAATTTACAGTATGTTGGTAACTGGTAATTGTGAGTCAAAACCCGGCATCCCTTTTGCTGCTTATTTCTCATCTTTTGCACCAGATCTCACTGTTCTACCGTCCATTCATCATAATTCCACTTCCTTAATACccctaaaacaaattaaaaccgTTAGTGCAAAATGAACTGCAAGTATCACAGTCTTCCTTTAGTAAAGATGGTAATAGAACAAtatgaagaataaaaataacCCGAGGCACGCACAATAAAAATGAATCTTAAAACAGCTCGATACGAGTGACTGGGATAGCAAATCCATATCTACAGTTAAAAGCAAAACCATGAAGTCGCAGGCACGGAAGAGATCTCAACAATTTTGCATCAAAAATAACATTGAAATGCTCTCTGATAACCAACCAACGAACACCAAGCATACTAAAAAAGAAATTACCTAGGACTAAAAATACCTACTGGATGGGAAACATTGTCCCATGTCTAGATAAGCCTTTTTGAATCGTGTTCATATTATTCAGGTTAAGATACACAATCAAGCAACAATAAACAGAAGACAATCTCAACAGGAACATGGATGGGACAGTCCACCATTCTTTGAAAAAGTATAGTACTACTGGTTAACCAAAGAAAAGTATCcaatttttggttttcttttcctTGTTTCAACTCCGATCAGACTCTTTCAAACCAGAATTTGAGATAAATACAGGGAACCACACAAGTAAAAGGAAGAAGTACGAAAAGTTACAAGTTGCCTAAACAAGTCAACAGAAAAACGTACACTTCAACAACAGACTTCTATGCCATTTGAATAATAGTCCATAAACTCAACAGTCAAAAACAccagaaacaaaaaataattacacAAACCCGACATGAAAGATCTTCACATTTTCATTTAGAAACTCACAGTCTCACAAATTCTAAGAAAGAATAGATCAAGATTGCAAAGCAAAAGTGAAAATAACCCAAACCCAAAGTTCAGAGGctaaaatagattaaagaaatgAAAATCTCAAAAGTTTTGCCCCAGCAATGCACAAGAACAAGCAACAATACTACAGAAAGCAGATCTAGATAGCACATGCTGACAGTTTACAAGCAGATATTAAAGGAAAATTTCATAAAACTTGAAggatatttaatataaattcaatttttttgtaaaaactcGGACCATTTTTGAAAGCAGACTATACCTTCCTAGATTCAGTAGCTATCAACAAAGAACCAAAAAGCCCCACTGCCCACCACCTAAATTAATGGCATGAAACCTAAATCACAGGGAAAAAATCACAAAAAGCCCTAAAAATAAGAGTTTTGAGAAAAGAAGCAAACACAAGCTTGCCAAAAGTAGTATTTTACCAACCCCAAAGATTTAGCGACCAAACTTTTAGACAAAAGAACATctaaagatataaaataaaaataaaaaaaagctaaaTTTTTTCTAAGCTAAAAATACCCAGAAAGCCAAAATCATTCATaaacgcaaaaaaaaaaattgtaatattaataacaataataaccaAATTCAAAGAAACTCTAGAATGATCCAAATTGACTTACCCAACAAAAATAccacaattttaatataaaaacccATACCCATGAACAAAAATCTGTAGAAACACACAGAAAAATGAAACAAAGCAACGATTTTTTTGGAACTCCCATAATCagtttttttcaaaaagaaaaccaacTTAGACAGTACctaccattttcttttcaaactcaaACAGTAAAAACCAGTAAACTTCCCATGATAATAATTGGAAATGATTATTTTAAAACGGCAGATTTTGAAAGATCAGAACCAGAAAAGCTTACCCAgtggaaaaaaaaattgataatgaatgataatgatgaaaattgtgtttgaagtaaaattattattgttgttaatatATTTGCTTGGATAATGATATTCCAATCTCTAGACGCCCTCTTGACCTGTTCTGTGAGAAATCTTTCCACTTTCCAAGAAGTAATGATATTTTAAttgccttttttttgtttttttggtaaCTTTAATGGGGTTTGacatgaaattttttttgttttttaactcTTTTTTCCACTTTGCTGTAAAACTGTGTCAGAGATACTGACACAGTAGTATCAATAAAGACAACCAATCTTTGATCAAACTGTGTCATGTAAGAAACCAGCTTTGGGTTTGAAATCTCCTACTGTTGCTACGCAACTCGTATCTTCTTCTGTTTTTCACTTCTCCACTTTTTATTTCTTGTATATAGAGGTGTCCTCAAGCAAAGCCGTGACCTAATTTTTAAAGAATACAGGTTTGTACAAGGGATCGCAAATCCCAAATAACTCCACATAGAGCGGATATTCTTTAAGTGGATGCAAGATGGTGTGAAGTAGATTTTTTTTAACTTACACACTATATTcgattaaaaataattagaaaaaagtAAATTGAAGTGGAAATGTGCGTAGTAAGAATTATTGCATCCAACATTGatagtaattttatattaatagtgAAGTGTAGAGCGATGGTAGATTTAAGGTTAGTTTTCTATCGTTGCAATTCAAAAATGTTTTAGAAAAGTAgataaaaatttaacttaatatagtgataaataaaatataaattttaaatatcttttaaataatttattgtaaagttaatatatatataaaatattttaaaattttaaatataataataaatattagacACGATATGTGTGCATACTTGATGCGCACACATAGAGGATCCAATCGAAATAAATATGAAACGGGttttatataattttagtgaggtaCATCTTTAccgaaattattaaataaagattTCATAAATTTCGATTAAAGGGGTATTTTGAGgattaaaataaatcaatatcCTTTATGGAAAGGGTATCATATCTTATTGCAATCCCTTAAATCACTCGATGAGATTTATATTATTCAATAAGGTAATTTGAATACATGCAAGTCTGATCTCTTCTTTTACACCTTCTTCAAAATTCATTTGACtagtaacaaaaaaaatgaaaatcacCCGAAAGAGTTTCAAGAGTTTTCTAGTCTTTTTATTCCAATGTGGATATCGTAGAAGCCAAAACAAAGTGTTGTTGTTGTGGTTCGATTATTACTTGAAATGTAGCTAGAAATTTTTCTTGGAAGGGCCAGAAATAAACTATAAATGTTGGAAAGAGGCAAGGCCACTACCTGCCCCCTCTAACTTTGCCACTAATTACACACCAaaaaccacataacaaaaaacaAATTTTCTCTAATCAAATTGATGAAGGTATAATTTTGCATACCTCTCTTTAACCTAGATCCATTCCTTGCACATGAATCCATGGGTTATGATTGAcagattattttttttctttgccaTAGTATATACCGGTGTTCCAACAAAATGAACTTCCTCCCGTCATCACTTTTCTGTTAACTAAAAGTCTCATTAGTAGAACTACATCTTCCAGCGTTATCGTTGCTTCACCTCATAAAAAATGTAAAGTATGGGTCTTGGACTTCAATCATTCAACTAAGACAATAAGAAACAATGGCATGCACAAGAACTTGCCTATTTAAAATACTTTGTACAAACAAGCCCTCTCTAAGCGTCATGCAATTTGATTGTTCAAGGCATAACAATACATACTTTGACATACCTAAACAATTCAATCTTTAGGCTATTGATAATTGCAAAAAAGATTAATATTTAGTTCAATACGATCAAAGCATAATTTAAAAgtaacaaattttaataataatgtgagTAATTTTACTATGATTGTGGCAATGGtatcatttaaaattttgggtTGAAGGAAATTTGGTAGGAGAGTTTAGGAATTTAATAGCTAGGAAAATTTAAGGTTAAGGTTTTgtgtaaaaaataaaagaaaatggtgGGATATAtgctagaaaaatatattaaaggtAAGGAAAATAGATTTTGAGGAGTGAGATACTTTCTTGAAGACACAACAAAATCTTAAAACCTCTAAAGCAGAATAATGAAAAAGGTCGAGCATATAAGTCATTTGTATAGACAATGTAAAGTTACTCTTAATGGACACAATTAGTTGCATAAGCTATATTATTTCATAACACTAtttttcatgaaatattatgTCTCTTCATAACGCAACTcttttaatgtaaaaaataatatattctaaaaaatctactaaatataaataaaaattaaaaaaaacccatCGAAAACCTTAAGGCACAAGtgtccccatattttttcacaCACACTTTATAGGTGATCGCCTTCGGACGTACTAACGtttagagtgtgaatactgcaaccaAATAGAAGAGTTAGACGATTTTcgcaagtatacgggttaggttgtaatatagatttataCAACAAAGTATCAGAGTACtctaaggatcgtacccaagggaggtgaaACTATCTAATTTCTATGTTAACTGgtctaattaataatttaattgaactATATTATGATGAATCCTAAGgtaataaaaaatcatattttataaaaataattaaaaggcatAAAAACAAAGAGGGGAACACAATTTGCAAATTTTATCAATTCTAAGGATAGAAAACTAACTTGCTTCGATGGTCATAACTAGCTCCTATTTTGGGTTCTatccaatcaactagtcattaactCAGCAGGACCTCTCGATCTTCTACTAACCCAATcagtcaacaagaactacttatatctcgacctcacagtccaaatcGGATTGAGGTAAGGTTTCACGGATAGGCAATATCAATTTTGGATTTATTCCCACCTATATGACTTCCaagggtcgtcaagcctagggttttaaGTTCTTTCTATCCCAACTAGTTGTTTCGCTAAGAGACCCTACATAAAAGTTAATTACTCCCACGTCTACTCGTTAATCTTCTGTTAATGGATTGGTGCCCCATTGATTTAGTAAACATCATAAATTTGATTATAACAATAAACATAAAGAATAGatcaagaaaataatttaatgagAATATTGATATATTGATAATAGCACGAACGATAATCCACGAAGAGTTTATTGTTCCACAAGTCGAGttctgaaaagaaaaaaaataaaaactaatatcgaattataatatgaaaagaaacttaagtacaaaataaactaaagagaactgaaaataaaacaaattgaaagtCGTCGActaaaacttgaataaaaaaacgTTTATGGAGTGTTTAGAgctatctatttataggcttaggGTTGGTCGTCGTCCATTGACTTAATTTGGCTGAAGTTTTTGCATTAAAATTTATTGTGTGGACCAAAACGCCCTTTGTTCATTAATTCACCTCATCATGTCAGTGTCGTGACACCCTCTGTCCTATGTTGCGACACTAATGGCAATTTACGAGCTAAGGCTTGATGACAAGGCTGTGTCATGACACCCTCTGGCTATATCGCGACACTGAAGGTAGTTTGCTCCTTTTGAGTGCTCTGTTCACTATGTTGCGGCACCAACACTCTGTGTTCCAACATCACGGCCAGTCTCGTGTTTCTATGTCTTTGAATAATGTCTTGCACACTCACCAAATACGTTAGCATACGTCTAGGCCTATTTTGTCCCTGAAGGTC
Coding sequences within it:
- the LOC107915275 gene encoding transcription factor TGA2 isoform X1; the protein is MPGFDSQLPVTNILCSEGSTIHPFPVSNFGTFDQSVGFCLEDAVNLSGNCAVFDSAKVSRQEVPFDRDLIGTSDKTPTSFTNYPSTNQVESPRLQLEKGQETNLVSIPSGNTENWGESNMADGSPKTDISTDADTDEKSQRFDRGKSSIVVVSDSSDRSKSNLDQKTLRRLAQNREAARKSRLRKKAYVQQLESSRLKLTQLEQELQRARQQGIFISSSGDQSHSMDGNGAMAFDVEYARWLEEQNRQINELRTAVNSHASDAELRIIVDGVMAHYDEIFRLKSNAAKADVFHLLSGMWKTPAERCFLWLGGFRSSELLKLLVNQLEPLTEQQLVGIGNLQQSSQQAEDALSQGMEALQQSLAETLSTGSLGSSGSSGNVANYMGQMAMAMGKLGTLEGFIRQADNLRQQTLQQMHRILTTRQSARALLAIHDYFSRLRALSSLWLARPRE